In Maridesulfovibrio bastinii DSM 16055, the genomic window AAGATAGAGATGCCCCGCCTATGCTGTTGCACTGAAAGTAGGATATAGGGTGTTGTTGTAAACATACTTACAGGGTCTAGGGTCGCTCCCGTAAAGTCAGTTTCCTTGATAGCTGACCCTGCATTTTTTAAGGATGAGCTTAAAGGAGAGCTTTGGTATGAATACTTTTTCAGTTCCTAGTAACTATATTTCTGCCTCTGAGCTTTTTGTTCGATGGTGCGGATGTGATGGCCCACCACTATATAAAATCATACAGTCCAATAGGACGTCTTACGCCCCGTTTTTACGGGGCTTTTCTTGTTTTAAGGCTAAGACTTACGATATAATAGAGCAAAATCCGGGACCACTTGTGTGTACTCTGGTGTGTGCCGGGGATTTTTGGTGGATGTCGGTGTGCCATATTGGGTGGAGACAGTTAGCAGTCACAATTGGTTCTGATGGATATGTGACTAGTGTAAGGAAGAAAAGGGGCTAGGCCGTTTTGTTTTTATCCTGTAGTTGTAAACATTTAATTAAAATATCTTTTTGATTTTTATCAAGATTGATCTCAATCACTGTGCTAATTTTTTTAATTCCACTTGGAGTTGTCCATAAATTTAAAAGGAATAGATTATCATCAACAAATCTCCCACAATTTAAGATTGTTAAATGATACTTAAAATTAAAATTATTCTAATTGGTTTGATTTATTTCTAGTGGAAGGCTGATCTCAGGTTGATTGAAGATGACGGCGAGCTGAAATATTGTTTAAAATAAAAAAGCTTTCAATTATTCTTCATATACTATAATTATATATATTATGATAATTAAGACATATAAGAATAGTCACGCTGAAAGACGTCATAAAATAATTTTTAACAATTACAGTATGTTGTTTATCATCCATGACAGATCAGCAATATCTTGCAGCAGATGCTTCAGTTACAAGACTTTTTCCAATTCACATGGAATCTTAAAATATGATTGAGGCAGGAAAAAACTTCTTATTTCCCTCTCCTAATTTCAGGAATAAATTTGGCTATGTTCACACTAGCTAAGTACAAAGTTGACATTGAATAATTTTGTATAGCAGCATTTCCGAAAACAATAGGCGTTGCATGTACAGATATATTTAGTCCTAACATTTCTATGACTCAGACAAATTTTCTAACAAATATTTTGATATGCAAAAGATAACAACGGCTACGTATGTTCCATACAAAGCTACTAATCTAGATATATAGAGTTTTACAATTATGTAAAATAATAAATATAATATGCACTGATTTAAAATAAGTTAAAACTTTTATTAACTAAAAAAAATTTAGGATAATAATATGAGGCGAATATTAACTACTCTTGCTATACTAAGCTTTCTATTTGGATGTGCGCCAGTCCACGTTGCACAATTCACGGAAAAAGATTTCTCAACAGACATACAAAAAATACTTCCACAGCATGATTTCTCTTTTAGTTCGTTAAAAGGTCGTAAAATTCATGTCAATGTTAGCTTTTCCCAATCTGGTGACTTCAGATGGCAAAAGTACAATTTCATTACAACAAAAATTAACGAGAAAAAGTTTTAAGAAACCGGCATATTGAAAAAAAATTAATTACACTGCTAAAAAAAATGGCGCGGAGGTCACAAGAAAAGCATCTTCTGCTGACTACAGAGTTAATATAACAATAAATAAAGTTGCTTCCGTAATTGAAGAAACTAAGACCGACAACGACTTTATGCCACTAATCCCTTTAATCCCCACGAAGACCACATAAGATCTGATGTTCAATTTGGCGTAGTTATTGAGGCTAAAATTTGTATTAATGAAAACAAAGAGCAAATATTTAGGTGTATTATCGTACTTGACCGTAAATTTGATTTTACTCAGGAATCTAACTATTTCGTCCTAGCAGCTCATTTTGACAGACAAATAACAAATGAATTTAATGCACACTATCTTGAGGGTAGGCCAATAGCTAGTGGTGCAATAGTCCAAGATCAAACAGTAACCGCAGCGTTAGTTGTTATTCCTACAAATGATTGGGCGGGTGAAATATCTATATATAACCCTAGGACAGCAGCCGTATATAAAAAATTATCTTTCGACAGTGAATCTGATTGGAGCACATGGGATGGTAAAATTAAGGATGAAATGAAATCCTCAGCTATGTTTTATTATACAGACCCCAAAGGATATGCTGTAGTTGTTGCTTATGATTTACTAGAAAATATATTTGAAGAAATTAATAAAGCCACAATAGGATCATAAAATGTTTAAAAAGACTTTCTTAATTTTGATAATAATGATTACGCTTAGTTGCTGCGGCAGAAAGACGGCTTATTACTCTGCGAAAGATAAAGTCACGACTTTATCGCAATATTATAACGATCAATACAAACAAAAAGGAATGAAGGAGAATACCCCCAACAACACGCTTTTGAAACTTACTCAAACTGAAAATCTCACTTACAAAAATAAAAGTAATATACAACGTCCTAATGCTATTGCTGTAATCATTGGCAACGCCAACTATAAAAAGTTCCAAAACGGCATTCCTAACGTTGATTTTGCACACAATGATGCAGAAGCAGCCCAAAAAACATTCATAGATGTATTAGGGGTAAACCCTGAAAATATTATATATGTTGAGGATGCAACCCAAGCCAGTTTAATTTCTATCTTTGGTTCAAGCAAAAATTTTAAAGGCAAACTTTATAATTGGGTAAAACCTGGAAAATCTGAAATTTTTATTTACTATTCAGGACATGGTGCACCAAGCCTTAATAACAAGGGGGCATATCTAGTGCCTGTCGATGCTAATATTAGCTATATCTCTGACACGGGGTATTCAATTGATTTATTATACAAGAATATAAGCAAGATTCCTTCTACTCAAAATATCGTTATTCTTGATGCTTGCTTTAGTGGAGAATCTGGTGGTGGAACTCTTTTTCAAAATGCTTCTCCAGCTTTGTATAAAACAAGTTCACATATAAAAAATATTAAACGCACTTACTTAATGAGTAGTACATCAGTAGGAGAACTAAGCAACTGGTATCCAGAGAAAAAACATAGTTTGTTTACCTACTATTTACTTGATGGACTAAATGGAAAAGCTGATATGAACCTTGACTCTCGAATTACATTTGGGGAAATTCAAAATTATGTAACTAATGAGGTCAACTATAAAGCACGCAGATTAACAGGAAGAGAGCAACATCCAATTTTTATTGCAAAAGACAAGAACAACGCGCTAGTATATTTTAAATAGTTGTGATCATTAAAATGTCACAAAATATTCTGTCCTAACGAATGAGCCCCATCAAGGGACTTACCATTAGATTCTCTGACCTCAAAAACAAAATAAAGATTGTACACATAATCCCCCAACTTTTGTCTCACCACATCACACAACAATCACACCGCAAAAAAACGAAAACTGGTTAACTCTAAAAACGAATTAACCAGTTAATATGACGCTCCTTCCACACTAGATACTACCCACAGTAGGAATAATTCCCCCCTGCCCCCCACAATTTCAGAGTGTTAAAGAATCCTGAAAAGTAAGATCATCCCGATTGGTGTGATTTATTCACTGAGGTCGGCTGGTCTCAAGTTGATCTGTTATCTTATGGAATCTTTAAAAAAACGCCTTTCAATTATTGCTAAAATGTTATATTATAACCTACATGAAAATAACCTTATTAAAATTATTCAAAAAAACTTTTCTGGGAGTTTTAATATTTAGTTCCTGTCTCATAATTGTTCAACATTCTTTTGCAGACGAAAATCAATCATTTAAAGAGATTACTGATAAACAAAAAGCTTTCTATGCCGGACATTTTCAAGTGGTTGGTTATGGGCATGGAGACTCTAAATATATGGCCCTGCTCGCTGCACGATCAGTTGCTCAGGCAAAACTGATTGGAATTATCAACGGCCTACAGATTGAGAGAAGCACTTCGATCAAAAATGGAAAAGTTGATATGGATTCCATTGTAGCGAAAAGCCAAGGAACCATAAAATTTGCTTCAGTCTGTGGTGAAAAATATGATCAAAAGTCTGGTGAAGCTGAAGTATGCCTGAAACTGGGGCTTCGTTCCGGTGGAGTCAGTGATTTAGTGAAAGGACTGATTGATGATGTTAAGTAATTATTCTTTTATAAAAAAAGCACCATCACTTCTTATTCTTATCGGGTTATTAATTTTCGGTTTTTCAAATTTATGCTTTGCGGAACAAAAAATAGTTAAGACAACAGGATCATGCGCAATTGTTGGTATGACTCCAGATCAGGCCAGCTACCTTGCAAAACAAAGAGCGCGATCCGCTGCAATAGAAAAAGCTGCCGGTGTTTCGGTTTCATCTTCTACCCTGGTTACAAATGGAAAAGTGGCAGCAAATTTTATTAAATCTTTTTCTTATGGATTCATTATCGCAGAAAAAGTCAAATGGCTGCCTATCAGTCAACATCAAGTGGCTGATAATCCCCCCATTCCTGTCTATGGAGTGGAACTAACATCCACAGTAATTACTAATCCTAAAAAAACTCACCTCGGGCTAAAGGCCAAACTTAATAAATCCGTATTCAAGTATGGTGAAAAATCTTTTATTACCGTCAGTTCAAGAAAAAGAGCAGAAGTAGCTATCTTTAACATCACTGCCGACAATAAAGTTATTATGCTCTTTCCCCAAGACTACGACTCAAAAAATGTAATTTCACAGTCAGCAACATTACTGTTCCCCCGTCCAGAATCCGGTATGGAATTAACAATGGTTACCATGGATGGACATAAACACGATGCTGAAGGTTTTATGATAGCTGCCATGCACACCAATGAACAAATATCCTGGTTAGACTGCTTTATCCCTAATGAACAATATGACTTTTGTTCATTCTTCAAAAAATATTCAAAAGTAGCACACTTATCAGAAGATAAAGTACTTCCATACGAAGTTTACTTTTAATCATTATAATTGATCGGGGGACGCTGATTTTTTTAGCGACAGTGCATTAACTGCTAAAACAGGTGGAGTTATGAAACGGTTACTCATTATTTTATTGTCACTTTCTTTTTTTTCAGGGTGCGCCCTCGTAGATCGTGATGTTGAACTGACCTATCATCCCGGAAAGATAATACAATCCGGACATGAAGGTAAAATTTATATCGAAAAGCCACAAGATGTAAGTAATATACCTAAAAATAAGAAAGGCCTTAAAATAATTGGTAATGTTAAAAACTCCGCAGGAATGGAAACTGCTGATATCGTAACTGCTTCTGATATTGGAGATTGGATAGCCTATGCCTATGCAGAAGAGCTTGCTGCGGCCGGATATGAAGTAGAAACAATCCTGAGTATGCCGGAATCAGTTCCTAAAGGAATATCATTCTCTTTTAAAAATTTAGTTATAGACACTGATATGGGTTTTATGACTTTAGGTGGAGTAGCTGAGGTCTCTTTTGATGTAATTATATGGGGTGATGATGAAAAAATAGCCACTGTTAGAGTTGAAGGTAAAGGACAAGAACGATCTGCTGTTATTTCCAACGAGCTATATGGCGTGGCTGCACGAAATGCCTTAACCGATGCTGTAAGCAATTCTCTACCGCGAATCATAAAAATATTGGAAGAAGACTAAGTTACGTCAATTCTTTTTAAAAATAGTAAAACATAAACCAATAATACTATTTGTATAAAAAACACTGCAAGGCAATAATATGATTCATAAATTAGCTATAGCAATGGGCATGTTAATACTTCTGACAGGTTGCGGAAAATACGAATATAGAGATCCTGTTGGTTCAGTAAAAATTAATTATAGTCAGGTAGCCTCGTCAACACACAAAAAAAAGACAAAAGTTAAACAAAAATCAGCGTCAGAGCTGGTCAAAAATATACCTGACGCCAATACAAAAAGTCCTGAGACTATTGCAGTTATTATAGGCAATAAGAATTACAGTCGGTACAATTCAGGTATTCCGGATGTCAACTTTGCCGCATCCGATGCCGCAGCAGTTAAACAAAACTTTATACAACTGCTTGGTATCTTACCGGAAAATATCATTTATTTGGAAGATGCAACTCAGGCTAATATGATTTCTATATTTGGCTCTGAAAAAAACTACAAAGGAAAACTTTATAATTGGGTAAAGCCTAATGTATCAAAAGTCATTGTGTACTACTCTGGCCATGGAGCACCGAGCTTAAATAAAAAAGGCGCTTATCTTGTCCCTGTGGATGCTTCCGTAAGTTATATATCTGAAACAGGATATTCTGTAGATACGCTTTATAAAAATCTAG contains:
- a CDS encoding caspase family protein; this translates as MFKKTFLILIIMITLSCCGRKTAYYSAKDKVTTLSQYYNDQYKQKGMKENTPNNTLLKLTQTENLTYKNKSNIQRPNAIAVIIGNANYKKFQNGIPNVDFAHNDAEAAQKTFIDVLGVNPENIIYVEDATQASLISIFGSSKNFKGKLYNWVKPGKSEIFIYYSGHGAPSLNNKGAYLVPVDANISYISDTGYSIDLLYKNISKIPSTQNIVILDACFSGESGGGTLFQNASPALYKTSSHIKNIKRTYLMSSTSVGELSNWYPEKKHSLFTYYLLDGLNGKADMNLDSRITFGEIQNYVTNEVNYKARRLTGREQHPIFIAKDKNNALVYFK
- a CDS encoding DUF4384 domain-containing protein, whose translation is MMLSNYSFIKKAPSLLILIGLLIFGFSNLCFAEQKIVKTTGSCAIVGMTPDQASYLAKQRARSAAIEKAAGVSVSSSTLVTNGKVAANFIKSFSYGFIIAEKVKWLPISQHQVADNPPIPVYGVELTSTVITNPKKTHLGLKAKLNKSVFKYGEKSFITVSSRKRAEVAIFNITADNKVIMLFPQDYDSKNVISQSATLLFPRPESGMELTMVTMDGHKHDAEGFMIAAMHTNEQISWLDCFIPNEQYDFCSFFKKYSKVAHLSEDKVLPYEVYF
- a CDS encoding caspase family protein; the protein is MIHKLAIAMGMLILLTGCGKYEYRDPVGSVKINYSQVASSTHKKKTKVKQKSASELVKNIPDANTKSPETIAVIIGNKNYSRYNSGIPDVNFAASDAAAVKQNFIQLLGILPENIIYLEDATQANMISIFGSEKNYKGKLYNWVKPNVSKVIVYYSGHGAPSLNKKGAYLVPVDASVSYISETGYSVDTLYKNLGKIPSVQNFVILDACFSGDSGGGALFKNVSPALYKTSSHIKNLKKSYLISSTSVGELSNWYPKMKHSLFTYYFIKGLQGEADTNKDKDITMLELQNYVQSQVSYRARRLNGMEQHPVFVADNKSNVIVYLK